A section of the Primulina eburnea isolate SZY01 chromosome 1, ASM2296580v1, whole genome shotgun sequence genome encodes:
- the LOC140804519 gene encoding uncharacterized protein, with protein sequence MSSRFQAAVLISAPCYPNAVAWSEENLVAVASGSLVTILNPAKPSGAGCRGVIYVLPSKPFSIGVINAGGIDFLSGCLLPMHVSRDTRPCASCLLDVFTTGGRVKLYRFPFCDFSAEWIEVMDISEMMYNYLSKINFGESQIISSESLDVIGSRDNAESECLNEPPVSSLRKERKRRRQNETNVAAKKLDNVKENNTWEIIPISVSEGTPLKIKECNVQLITAQQYASRNAMLTPLIVAWSPILRTSEDWVSIPHNSSGCCSILATRLKCGLVSFWRIDAPESYSIITPELQCKASNGGFLKAQDTCVTSICWALYGSEISKPQLLLATGSSNGRVKIWQVNIKELLKSSETVHASFSLLREVPYVYDSCFGLAVSHGSLAIAVAQRFDSDLLNPMYQERTQKAAIEFLWIGGQQLDTSSNICFDIDFGSFPGFPEVELIWWEKNILWSLSLCGSFSGLLNIWDIVAALVSFKQLIPNYVEHILQKWLTSYFGSNFGICITFLSTAFKILPTLSTRKLHLINVLIIRHVVLKNDEVSESRKHQELERFSSAIEEQTNVWKELQLCCENELRRRLVGLYFSAILDLLSDVPTNFCDFGCWRPDEWPPLEHYILLHEKIVEDDLKFLAAKVGKIKKRRESFEYEEHCNFCSAILPFESIEYAICSGVKNGNGVDQTHKLHRCSNPAKPSGAGCRGVISVLPSKPFSIGVINAGVQMKINFELRFQG encoded by the exons ATGTCTTCCCGCTTCCAAGCAGCGGTGCTCATATCAGCGCCTTGTTATCCGAACGCTGTTGCTTGGTCCGAAGAGAATCTGGTGGCGGTCGCTTCTGGTAGCCTCGTTACGATCCTG AATCCTGCTAAACCTTCTGGAGCTGGATGTCGAGGTGTAATTTATGTTCTCCCAAGCAAGCCTTTTTCTATTGGTGTCATTAATGCTGGAG GGATAGATTTTCTCTCTGGGTGCTTGTTGCCAATGCATGTGTCGCGGGATACACGGCCATGTGCTAG TTGTTTGCTTGATGTTTTCACCACTGGGGGACGCGTCAAACTTTACCGCTTTCCCTTCTGTGATTTTTCGGCTGAATGGATTGAG GTTATGGACATATCAGAGATGATGTATAATTATCTTTCCAAGATCAATTTCGGAGAGTCTCAAATTATATCTTCAGAAAGTTTAGAT GTGATAGGGAGTCGAGATAATGCAGAATCTGAATGCCTTAATGAGCCACCTGTATCTAGTttaagaaaggaaagaaaacgAAGGAGACAAAATGAAACTAAT GTTGCTGCAAAAAAACTTGACAATGTAAAAGAAAACAATACATGGGAAATTATTCCCATATCTGTTTCTGAAGGGACACCTCTGAAGATCAAAGAATGCAATGTTCAACTAATAACGGCACAACAATATGCTTCTCGCAATGCAATGCTGACACCCCTTATTGTGGCTTGGTCGCCGATTCTgaggacatctgaagattgggtTTCTATTCCTCATAACTCCTCGGGCTGCTGCTCTATTCTTGCTACTAGATTGAAATGTGGTCTAGTTTCATTCTGGAGAATTGATGCACCAGAGAGTTATTCCATTATTACCCCTGAACTCCAATGTAAAGCATCAAATGGTGGCTTTCTCAAGGCACAAGATACATGCGTCACATCTATTTGCTGGGCTTTATATGGCTCTGAAATTTCAAAACCTCAACTTCTTTTAGCGACGGGAAGTTCTAATGGGAG AGTGAAGATTTGGCAGGTGAATATTAAGGAACTGCTGAAGTCATCTGAAACTGTTCATGCTTCATTTTCTTTGCTGAGGGAG GTTCCATATGTATATGATTCTTGCTTTGGTCTGGCAGTATCTCATGGGAGCTTGGCAATTGCTGTG GCTCAAAGATTTGATTCTGATTTATTAAATCCCATGTACCAGGAAag AACTCAGAAAGCTGCTATCGAGTTCCTTTGGATTGGAGGGCAGCAATTGGACACTTCCTCCAATATATGTTTTGATATTGATTTCGGATCATTTCCTGGTTTCCCTGAGGTAGAATTAATTTGGTgggaaaaaaacatattatggtCTCTGAGTCTGTGTGGGAGTTTCAGTGGGCTTCTGAACATTTGGGATATTGTGGCAGCCCTCGTGTCTTTCAAACAGTTGATACCAAACTATGTAGAGCATATTCTGCAGAAATGGTTGACATCTTATTTTGGATCCAATTTTGGCATTTGTATTACGTTCTTGTCTACGGCATTTAAAATTTTGCCCACTCTTTCAACCCGTAAGTTGCACCTCATCAATGTATTAATCATCAGGCATGTTGTGCTTAAAAATGATGAGGTGAGCGAGAGTAGAAAACACCAAGAATTAGAAAGATTCAGTAGTGCCATAGAGGAACAGACAAATGTATGGAAGGAGTTGCAGTTGTGCTGTGAAAATGAACTACGGAGAAGACTTGTTGGTTTATATTTTTCTGCCATTTTAGATCTTCTTTCAGATGTGCCAACAAATTTTTGCGATTTTGGCTGTTGGCGTCCTGATGAATGGCCACCACTGGAGCACTATATCCTACTTCATGAGAAAATTGTCGAGGatgatttaaaatttcttgCTGCCAAAGTTGGTAAAATTAAAAAGAG GAGAGAGAGTTTTGAATATGAAGAACATTGCAATTTTTGTTCAGCAATTTTGCCATTTGAATCAATAGAATACGCCATTTGTTCGGGAGTGAAGAATGGCAATGGAGTTGATCAAACCCATAAGCTACACCGGTGTTCT